The following are from one region of the Geoalkalibacter subterraneus genome:
- the tssE gene encoding type VI secretion system baseplate subunit TssE — protein sequence MALALFDILTGSGYPQDDSSTRAALDSVQTHLQRLFNTRRGSLVHLPDYGLPDIGAVYENLPYSVDDLARQVRLLIERYEPRLSAVRVRRLGSVGDDRRIHLEVAASLVSVGDVRFRTVFESAGSAQVNARGVRSHHA from the coding sequence ATGGCCCTGGCTTTATTCGACATTCTGACCGGCTCTGGATATCCGCAGGACGACTCCAGTACCCGTGCCGCGTTGGACAGCGTGCAGACCCATCTGCAGCGCTTGTTCAATACCCGCCGCGGTTCGCTGGTGCATCTGCCGGATTACGGTCTGCCCGACATCGGCGCGGTTTATGAAAACCTTCCCTATTCGGTGGATGACCTGGCACGGCAGGTGCGGCTTCTGATCGAGCGGTATGAGCCGCGGTTGAGCGCGGTGCGGGTGCGTCGCCTCGGATCGGTGGGGGATGACCGGCGCATTCACCTTGAAGTGGCGGCATCTCTTGTCTCCGTAGGGGATGTGCGTTTTCGGACGGTATTCGAGAGTGCCGGCAGCGCTCAGGTAAACGCCCGCGGCGTGCGGAGCCATCATGCGTGA
- the tssG gene encoding type VI secretion system baseplate subunit TssG has protein sequence MAPAVRRQLSALIRDLTDDAAPFEYFQAVRLIETAAAASGSGRGGPGEVVGLRTAADLSFPAADVRRASIGKDGRVVLESAFLGLYGVDAPLPAYFRESVAHEGKAGQCLRSFLDLFGGRFYELLYLAWKKNRAHLFDDNAANPLEDYLLSLSGVVQGERGDLAMAYSGVFGRRIKGATALAGMLRDRLGVAARIEEFVPCWVETGAVSSLGRSGMTLGDDALLGERVLDVGRKINIRVGPLSEDLMLDLLPLGNGAGDLRDIVNGYLEPTLEYDVIFELECAASERRLGCDPIHLGWTSSLGRSTAALRRIRLAGSAYKG, from the coding sequence ATGGCCCCCGCTGTACGGCGACAGCTCTCCGCTCTGATCAGAGACCTGACAGATGATGCCGCGCCCTTCGAGTATTTCCAGGCCGTACGCCTGATAGAAACCGCCGCTGCAGCTTCCGGCAGCGGAAGGGGCGGGCCCGGGGAGGTGGTGGGCCTGCGCACCGCGGCGGATCTCTCGTTTCCCGCCGCCGATGTGCGGCGTGCCTCTATCGGGAAAGACGGGCGGGTGGTGCTTGAATCCGCTTTCCTGGGGCTTTACGGGGTTGATGCTCCGCTGCCGGCCTATTTCCGTGAGAGTGTGGCGCACGAGGGTAAGGCGGGACAGTGCCTGCGATCGTTTCTTGATCTGTTCGGCGGGCGTTTTTACGAGTTGTTGTATCTGGCCTGGAAAAAGAACCGCGCTCATCTCTTCGATGACAACGCCGCCAATCCTCTGGAGGATTACCTGCTTTCCCTGTCCGGCGTGGTTCAGGGTGAGCGGGGAGATCTGGCCATGGCCTATTCAGGAGTTTTCGGTCGCCGGATCAAAGGGGCGACAGCCCTGGCCGGGATGTTGCGTGACCGTCTGGGGGTGGCGGCTCGCATCGAAGAGTTTGTGCCCTGCTGGGTGGAAACGGGCGCGGTCTCTTCGCTTGGTCGGAGTGGGATGACGCTGGGGGACGATGCCCTGCTGGGCGAGCGGGTGCTCGATGTCGGGCGCAAGATCAATATCCGGGTCGGACCCCTGTCAGAGGACCTTATGCTGGATCTTCTCCCCCTCGGCAATGGCGCGGGGGATTTGCGGGATATCGTCAACGGCTACCTGGAGCCGACGCTGGAATACGACGTCATTTTCGAGTTGGAATGCGCGGCTTCTGAACGCCGCCTGGGGTGCGATCCCATTCATCTGGGCTGGACCAGCTCTCTGGGACGATCGACTGCCGCGCTGCGCCGCATTCGCCTGGCGGGCAGTGCTTACAAGGGGTGA
- a CDS encoding Hcp family type VI secretion system effector, with product MAIPAYMWIKDDQGNQIEGPITVQGREQSVEVLGFDHELRIPTDNDTGALTGTRKHEPFKFLKAFDSSSPYMYKACSNGQTLNELLLRWYRIDDTGTEKEYFRHKLEGVKITSIKPTMHNVKDLDKERFPHLEEVSVRYSKITWTYVDGNIEFSDSWTEGR from the coding sequence ATGGCAATTCCGGCTTACATGTGGATCAAGGACGATCAGGGCAACCAGATCGAGGGACCGATCACCGTGCAGGGGCGCGAGCAGAGCGTTGAAGTGCTCGGCTTCGATCATGAACTGCGCATCCCCACCGACAACGATACGGGCGCTCTCACCGGCACTCGCAAGCACGAGCCGTTCAAGTTTCTCAAGGCTTTCGACAGCTCTTCGCCCTACATGTACAAGGCCTGCAGCAACGGCCAGACACTCAATGAACTATTGCTGCGCTGGTACCGCATCGACGACACCGGCACCGAAAAGGAATATTTCCGTCACAAGCTTGAAGGGGTGAAGATCACCTCCATCAAGCCGACCATGCACAACGTCAAGGATCTGGACAAAGAGCGCTTCCCCCATCTGGAGGAGGTCTCGGTGCGCTATTCCAAGATCACCTGGACTTACGTGGACGGCAATATCGAGTTCAGCGACTCCTGGACCGAGGGCCGCTGA
- the tssF gene encoding type VI secretion system baseplate subunit TssF: MREYYEAEMRLLSESAREFARLHPEQAAMLNLDELRDRDPYVERLLEGVAYLNAHVRRRLDDDVPELCEALLNQLWPHFLRPFPAATIVEFSPRPGQLQQPQTLNRGALLMSSPLGPDRVICRFRTTSEVVLQPLQLKNVQTEEEAAGGTLLRLSFQLDAGLEAESLDLARIKFYVHADAALALKLYHLLAAGVKNAQIRFPDFPTQSAQSLGGQQAVAPCHLAGDDLLVPGVGRSFLGYHLLHEYFCFREKYLFVELRGLEEVRWPRDCHDFEIELTLAGQFEREERLNRTHLRLHCAPAINLFETTAEPIRLTHRRSENRLLADASTTEGVEIYSLDGVEGINAANGERRAYRPLHDFRHKKQAEPYYQLSRRQEGDAAPAHFLTLGGLEDYSSETLSCALTACNGELPRRHLQERGLSLSTSDMPSFLRFSNLLRPAPRLQPPARRDFRLTLLSHLSISLNALDSPDALRRLLRLYDWSGREQNQRRIEGICELQVAACNRIRKGGLWRGVEVRVGLREDHFINRGDAYLFSELLHVFFSRFASLNVFVETVTVLHPSAQEMRWPPLYGDSSPL, encoded by the coding sequence ATGCGTGAGTATTATGAAGCAGAGATGCGCCTGCTGAGTGAGTCGGCGCGGGAATTCGCCCGTCTTCATCCGGAACAGGCGGCCATGCTCAACCTCGATGAGCTGCGCGATCGCGACCCTTACGTGGAACGTCTGCTGGAAGGGGTCGCCTATCTGAACGCCCATGTGCGGCGCCGCCTTGACGATGATGTACCCGAACTCTGTGAAGCGCTGCTCAATCAGCTCTGGCCTCATTTTCTGCGCCCCTTTCCGGCGGCGACCATCGTGGAATTCTCACCTCGGCCAGGTCAGTTGCAGCAACCACAGACCTTGAATCGCGGCGCTCTGCTGATGAGTTCCCCCCTCGGTCCCGATCGGGTCATCTGCCGGTTTCGCACCACCAGCGAAGTGGTGCTGCAGCCCCTGCAGCTGAAAAACGTGCAGACCGAGGAAGAAGCAGCAGGCGGTACATTGCTGAGGCTGAGCTTTCAGCTTGATGCAGGGCTGGAGGCTGAGAGTCTCGACCTCGCGCGAATCAAATTCTATGTCCACGCCGATGCGGCCCTGGCCCTCAAGCTCTATCATCTGCTGGCGGCGGGGGTAAAAAACGCGCAGATCCGTTTTCCGGACTTTCCCACGCAAAGCGCACAGAGTCTAGGCGGACAGCAGGCCGTCGCTCCCTGTCATCTCGCTGGCGATGATCTGCTGGTACCGGGCGTCGGGCGCAGTTTTCTCGGCTACCATCTGCTGCATGAGTATTTCTGCTTTCGTGAGAAGTATCTCTTCGTCGAGCTGCGCGGGCTGGAGGAGGTCCGTTGGCCGCGGGACTGTCATGATTTTGAGATTGAACTGACCCTCGCCGGCCAGTTTGAGCGTGAAGAACGCCTGAACCGCACGCACCTGAGGTTGCATTGCGCGCCGGCGATCAACCTGTTTGAGACAACGGCCGAACCGATCCGCCTGACGCATCGACGTAGCGAGAACCGACTGCTGGCCGATGCTTCTACCACTGAGGGCGTGGAAATTTACAGCCTCGACGGGGTCGAGGGGATCAACGCCGCCAACGGGGAGCGGCGCGCTTATCGTCCTTTACACGACTTCCGCCACAAAAAACAGGCTGAGCCTTATTACCAGCTGTCCCGCCGCCAGGAAGGCGATGCCGCGCCGGCGCATTTTCTGACCCTCGGCGGTCTGGAGGATTATAGCAGCGAGACCCTTTCCTGCGCCCTGACCGCCTGCAACGGCGAACTGCCCCGCCGTCACCTGCAGGAACGCGGTTTGAGCCTGTCCACCAGCGACATGCCCTCGTTCCTGCGTTTTTCCAATCTGCTGCGACCCGCGCCGCGACTGCAGCCGCCGGCACGGCGCGATTTTCGCCTGACCCTGCTTTCTCATCTGAGCATCAGCCTCAACGCCCTGGATTCGCCAGATGCTCTGCGGCGGCTGCTGCGGCTCTACGACTGGAGTGGCCGGGAGCAGAATCAGCGAAGGATTGAGGGCATCTGCGAACTGCAGGTCGCGGCCTGCAACCGCATTCGCAAAGGTGGATTGTGGCGCGGGGTCGAGGTGCGTGTGGGGCTGCGGGAAGACCACTTTATCAACCGGGGTGACGCATATCTGTTCAGCGAGCTGCTGCATGTGTTTTTCAGCCGTTTTGCGTCCCTCAATGTGTTTGTTGAAACGGTGACGGTGCTTCACCCCTCGGCTCAGGAGATGCGATGGCCCCCGCTGTACGGCGACAGCTCTCCGCTCTGA